GTCTGGAGGAGAAATGATTCCTGAGTCGTGTCCGATAACTGATCGAATAAATCGAGTTGATATTCGACTGTTTCCAATCCTTCTGTCGTCTTCCCCTCTCTCTTGGCCTTTTGAAAAAAGTGCTGATCGACGCCGAATTCTGTCCCAAATCCCAATTTCTGCAACTCTAGGATGGTGATCGTGCTCGCCAGCATCCAGGGCTTCATGAGATTGAACATGGTCATCGAGTACCCACGTCGCTCGAGTTGTGTTTTGGCTACGGCATAGTTCCCGGGCGATAGTGTTTTTTGAAGCGTTCGTCCATCCGTATACAGGCCTTTCGACAACGCGTTGGCTTGAGTGGCGGGAGAGGACATGTCGTCAAGATTCGCTTCAAACACTAGGTGAGCGACAGAGTCATACGCAGCGTAGATCGTATCGTTCAAAGGATAGTTTTCTTGTTTTAAAACATGCACGGAGCCAAGGAGATAGACGGTATTGGATGGTGAGGAGACTTTCCAGAGGCAGCTTGTCGCGGTTGCATGAGCGTTGTCAGGTAGCAGAAGATATATCAGGATAAGGAAAAGGAGGCTCTTTGTTTTTGGAGTATTGGGTCGTTGTGACATGTGAAATTCCTTGTGAGGTCGTTGGGTTAGAGGCTGATACGAGTTCCCGATAGAGCGTCAGGCGGCACGTCTAGCTATATGGTACTCGACCTAACGATTAAGACAAATGGCTAAGAGGAAAGATCTGATCAGGAAAAATGTCGAAGGAAATGACGGGAGGACTGTTGATTGAATTATTTAAAGAAGCCCAAAAACCGCGGTTACGGTTCCCAGTGGATCGATTGTCCCCATGAGCCTTGAAAAGCGAATGTGGATACCGGATTCCGCGTTCTTTCTGCCAATTCTCGCTCACGGAGTGCGTCAGGTAAGCTGTGGGGATCACCGATGTAGCCGATGGCTACTCCAGTGACTGCTTCATAATGTTCAGGGATACCGTAAGTTGATCTGGCCTTATCTGGAAAAATCCCTGCCATTTGATGAACGGCAAGTCCAAGGGCTGTAGCTTGAACCACCAGATTTCCTACTGCCAGCCCAATATCATGATACGCATGCGGATTGGGTTTTCCATTGTGTGCAAACCTGAGTTTCGCCACCGTGAGCATGAGAACAGGGGCCTGTTTTGCCCAGATTTGATTGGCTTCAGCCAGGCATGACAGCATTCTGTCATATTCGGCTTGTTGTCGCTTTGTGGCGATAAGAAAATTCCAGGGTTGTTCATTGAAGCATGACGCGGCCCATCGGGCGGCCTCCAGAAGGCTCTGCAGTTTCGTCTCTTCAACCAGAGCCTCTGAGAATGCTCGAGGGCTCCAGCGTTCTTGTAACAGGGGATGGATGGGAAATTGCGTTTTGGCGGTTTTTGACATCCGTCTTCTCTAGGCGAACCGGTCAGGAG
The genomic region above belongs to Nitrospirales bacterium and contains:
- a CDS encoding nitroreductase family protein, whose translation is MSKTAKTQFPIHPLLQERWSPRAFSEALVEETKLQSLLEAARWAASCFNEQPWNFLIATKRQQAEYDRMLSCLAEANQIWAKQAPVLMLTVAKLRFAHNGKPNPHAYHDIGLAVGNLVVQATALGLAVHQMAGIFPDKARSTYGIPEHYEAVTGVAIGYIGDPHSLPDALRERELAERTRNPVSTFAFQGSWGQSIHWEP
- a CDS encoding TraB/GumN family protein, whose product is MSQRPNTPKTKSLLFLILIYLLLPDNAHATATSCLWKVSSPSNTVYLLGSVHVLKQENYPLNDTIYAAYDSVAHLVFEANLDDMSSPATQANALSKGLYTDGRTLQKTLSPGNYAVAKTQLERRGYSMTMFNLMKPWMLASTITILELQKLGFGTEFGVDQHFFQKAKREGKTTEGLETVEYQLDLFDQLSDTTQESFLLQTLEEITLLEQQTQQLVDSWTHGKIQGLEVLLTGMQAFPEVYEALITRRNQNWLPRIETYLQHDEPYMIVVGTLHLLGNEGLLAILKEKGYAIQQL